From Girardinichthys multiradiatus isolate DD_20200921_A chromosome 3, DD_fGirMul_XY1, whole genome shotgun sequence, the proteins below share one genomic window:
- the LOC124866238 gene encoding C-type lectin domain family 4 member A-like, which translates to MGEEVNYVSVMFKTNGVSTHKSEKSSHTEIIYDEVKTQEKALETRHIITDQEEKRAQFHTSLCSVLAFLGIICFILVLAIIILSVYFTHELRRQSSIFTKKNLKLQAVKAALERRTAELYQDRTRLNWTIGVILQYDNFPVTEHCPQKDCKPCLDDWVLFQSNCYLFTKHESFSSWKTWEQSREFCNKKNAELVVIDSQEEQQFINNNMTKYHVDKQHGYWIGLKKDTKDTWTWVDGRNVSLTYWSTEEPGYKVACGLSNPHINHLSNWVKKSCTMKNRWICETRTLIRLD; encoded by the exons aaaaatcAAGCCATACAGAAATAATTTATGATGAGGTGAAGACACAGGAGAAGGCCCTCGAGACACGTCACATCATAACAG aCCAGGAAGAGAAGAGAGCTCAGTTTCACACTTCACTTTGTTCGGTTCTGGCATTTTTGGGAATTATCTGCTTCATCTTGGTGTTGGCCATCATCATCCTCAGTGTCTACT TCACACATGAGCTGAGGAGACAGTCCAGCATTTTTACGAAGAAGAATCTGAAGCTGCAGGCAGTGAAAGCAGCTTTGGAGAGACGAACAGCAGAGCTGTACCAAGATAGAACCCGACTCAACTGGACCATTGGAGTCATCCTCCAGTATGACAACTTTCCAGTGACTGAACACTGCCCACAGAAAG ACTGTAAGCCTTGCCTGGATGACTGGGTGCTGTTTCAGTCAAACTGTTACCTGTTTACAAAACATGAGAGTTTTTCTTCATGGAAAACCTGGGAGCAAAGCCGGGAGTTCTGTAATAAAAAGAACGCCGAGCTGGTGGTGATCGACAGCCAGGAGGAGCAG caattcataaacaacaacatgacaaaataccATGTGGATAAACAGCACGGCTACTGGATCGGGTTGAAAAAAGACACAAAGGACACGTGGACGTGGGTAGATGGAAGAAATGTCTCTTTGAC ctactgGTCGACAGAAGAACCTGGATACAAGGTCGCCTGTGGTTTAAGTAACCCTCATATAAATCATTTGTCCAACTGGGTTAAAAAGAGCTGCACCATGAAGAACCGCTGGATCTGTGAGACAAGAACGTTGATCCGACTGGATTAG